The following proteins come from a genomic window of Ammospiza nelsoni isolate bAmmNel1 chromosome 6, bAmmNel1.pri, whole genome shotgun sequence:
- the CD6 gene encoding LOW QUALITY PROTEIN: T-cell differentiation antigen CD6 (The sequence of the model RefSeq protein was modified relative to this genomic sequence to represent the inferred CDS: deleted 2 bases in 1 codon), with translation MGGLCLLLVALSAVAPARGMNRKAGTTWMQDGVPNFSSSTAESFPTETTEPPSTPAGNTSVTPAPRALRLAGGRGRCEGRVELEQEGTWGTVCDDGWDMADADVVCRQLRCGRAVRAPGNAAFGRGHGPILRDDVGCQGHERHLWECPATTTEHDCSHKEDAGVVCSGGFGTFQSWGCAWRILTAALPAEHQEWRLSGGRDACAGRVEVFFRGTWSTVCNSTWYDTEAAVLCRSLGCGDVLQRPAFPHTLPGKMTYMCESLQPSLEQCRWTFNKSAPCYQSGAAGVICNGSQGLEIPTPTVAEVTPRNVTVLQAEEGTPTLGTPPVDSLLFVLCLVLAALLLLSVLAFSAALLRLRKRSAMSSLGTPMPVLVTHSSQSPNAPSGIPNDYRQAPTSLPKGSDCLVKAISKDSDSDSEYYEFSSKPPIALSTFYNSLRRHPREDLLPPRPSQERMEPLPADEPARPGPPLRSSSSSSSSTEPYWNGSIPPAVHGYSTAPPAPPAAPAPAPSQPWAPAAPADPDPDGSSSTSSGEWYENVQEREPPGDPSPHPGWSDPSYPSGEHGEDPDFSEGSDYDDIQDSAY, from the exons ATGggggggctctgcctgctcttgGTGGCTCTCTCTGCTGTGGCACCTGCACGAG GGATGAACCGGAAGGCGGGAACAACATGGATGCAGGATGGCGTCCCAAATTTCAGCTCTTCCACCGCTGAGTCGT TCCCCACAGAAACGACGGAACCTCCCAGCACTCCGGCAGGGAACACCTCGGTGACTCCAG CTCCCAGAGCGCTGCGGCTGGCGGGTGGCCGGGGCCGCTGCGAGGGCCgtgtggagctggagcaggaggggacaTGGGGCACGGTGTGTGACGATGGCTGGGACATGGCCGACGCCGACGTGGTGTGCCGCCAGCTGCGGTGCGGCCGCGCCGTGAGAGCCCCCGGCAACGCCGCCTTCGGCCGCGGGCACGGCCCCATCCTGCGGGATGACGTGGGATGCCAGGGACACGAGCGGCACCTCTGGGAATGCCCGGCCACCACGACGGAGCACGACTGCAGCCACAAGGAGGACGCCGGCGTGGTTTGCTCAGGTGGGTTTGGAACAttccagagctgggggtgtGCATGGCGCATCCTCACCGCC GCTCTTCCCGCAGAGCACCAGGAGTGGCGGCTCTCCGGAGGCCGGGATGCGTGTGCCGGCAGGGTGGAGGTGTTTTTCCGAGGCACCTGGAGCACGGTGTGTAACAGCACCTGGTATGACACGGAGGCCGCGGTGCTGTGCCGGTCGCTGGGATGCGGGGATGTGCTCCAGCGGCCGGCCTTCCCACACACGCTCCCCGGGAAGATGACGTACATGTGCGAGAGCCTGCAGCCCTCGCTGGAACAGTGCCGCTGGACCTTCAACAAATCCGCGCCCTGTTACCAATCCGGGGCTGCCGGGGTCATCTGCAATG GCTCCCAGGGTTTGGAAATACCAACACCCACAGTGGCTGAGGTGACGCCCAGGAATGTCACTGTCCTGCAGG CCGAGGAGGGGACCCCgaccctggggacaccaccGGTGGACAGTCTCCTCTTTGtcctgtgcctggtgctggccgcgctgctcctgctctccgTGCTGGCCTTTTCcgctgccctgctgaggctgaggaagaggagtG CCATGTCCTCCTTGGGAACTCCCATGCCAGTCCTGGTgacccacagctcccagagccccaACGCACCCTCTGGGATCCCCAACGACTACAGGCAGGCTCCCACCAGCCTTCCCAAAGGATCAG ACTGTCTGGTCAAAGCCATTTCCAAGGATTCTGATTCCGACTCGGAATATTATGAGTTCAGCAGCAAGCCTCCCATCGCCCTGTCCACCTTCTACA ACTCCCTGCGCCGGCATCCCAGGGAGGATCTCCTCCCTCCGAGACCCAGCCAGGAGAGGATGGAGCCATTGCCTGCGGATG AGCCGGCCAGGCCGGGCCCCCCACTccgcagctcctccagctcatcCTCATCCACGGAGCCCTATTGGAATGGCAGCATTCCCCCAGCTGTCCATGGCTACAGCACAG CGCCCCCAGCTCCCCCGGCAGCGCCCGCCCCAGcgccctcccagccctgggcacctgcGGCTCCGGCAGATCCCGATCCCGAcggcagctccagcacctcctcGGGGGAGTGGTACGAGAACGTGCAGGAGAGGGAGCCCCCCGGAGACCCCTCCCCACATCCAG GCTGGTCAGATCCATCCTATCCCTCGGGGGAACACGGGGAGGATCCCGACTTTTCCGAGGGCAGCGACTACGACGACATCCAGGACTCTGCCTACTGA